The window TCGTCTCTTTTTTGGGCAATTGATAACAATGTCAGCAAAATAATTACAAAAAAAGTTGATGTATTGAAGATAGCCCAATTCAAGTCAGGCATAGGTGGTCTAATTTTACTCATTATTGTATTTGCTGCAAATATTCCTATCTTGATTCCTTCAGGTGACATACCATTCATACTCTTGTTAGGAATAGTTGGATTTGCATTATCATTGTTCTTATTTTTGAAATCACTTCACATAATAGGAGTTGTCAAAACAATAGTGATCTTTGCAACATCATCAGTATTTGGATTGATTTTTGCAATTTTATTTTTGCATGAAAAGATAAGTGAATTTCAGATATCTGCAATCTGTGTCATGATTGTTGGAATTTATCTCATAAACAGAAAAGGGCAAGCAGATACCAGTCTAACTCCGCCATGATCTTTGTACTAATGCACAATCGTTACAGGACATTTTGCCATCTCTGAAATCTTTCTACTTGTACTTCCCAGTGTCATTATTTTTGAGATTCCAGATAGGCCCTGCTTCCAATTATTATAAAGTCGATTTCTTTATCTTGTGCAAATTTCAATAATTTGTCAACAGTATTTCCCTCTAAAACAAATTCTTTCATAGATACTCCTGAATCTCGATATTTTTCATGTATCTTTTTTAATTGCAGTTCTGATGTATTTTTTACAGATTTTGTTATCTGGGAAATAGTTTTTCTGGTTCCCTGTGAGAGATTCCAACCAGGAGGACTCACAGTACTCAAATCTGCCACATTTACCACATATAATGTGGAGCCAAACATACTTCCAATGTCCACTGCCATCCCTAATGCTTTCTGAGAATGTTTGGAACCATCATATGGCACCAAGATATTCTTGTATTTTCTATTCATCATCATAGTTTGACAACTTTCAAAATTAAATTTTATGATTGATTGTCACAGATGATAATCTAGATATTTGTTTTACGATAGACAATTACCATGTCTGATAATCTGAGTGATGCTTCAAATATTTTATACTTGAATGTTAGTGGATCAAAATGAAATTCAGAGATAGAGTAGATGCGGCACAACGACTTGCAAAGAATCTGGAAGGGATACAAAACGAAGATCCTGTAATCTTGGCAGTTCCTAGAGGAGGTGTTGTAACGGGGGATGTAATCGCAAAGACGTTTGGATTGCAATTGGATATTGTAGTATCACGAAAAATTGGATCACCATACAATCCAGAGCTTGCTATAGGTGCAGTCATGCATGATGGGAGTTTTTTTCCAAACTCTGATCTGATAAATTCACTAGGAGTTACGCAGGATTACATTGATGAGCAAATTGCGGAACAACTCCAAGAAATCAAAAGAAGGTTGACAAAATTTCGAGGAAGGCTTGACTATGATCTAAAAAACAAAACTGTCGTAGTTGTAGATGATGGTATTGCAACAGGTGCCACAGTATTTGCAACACTTGGATGGATAAAAAAGCAAAATCCAAAAAGAATCATAATTGCTATACCTGTTGGGCCTAGGGATACTGTTGAAAAATTACGTCAAGTAGCAGAAGTTGTAGTACTACATGAGCCGGTAATATTTGGTGCAGTGGGAGAGTTTTATGATTCGTTTGATCAAGTAGAGGATAGTCAAGTTGTTGAGATAATGCGTAGCTATGGGCATCACAAAAACATGAAATGAAAAATCATCTTGCTCGTAATGCATTCAAGATGACGCTGACATCTAGTGCTTCTTGTATCATTGCGCCTATTGCAGGTGGAAGATGACCAAACATGGCAATACCCATGAACAAGAAACTGCATCCAAGACCAACTATGATACTTTGTTTTGCAACAGAAATAGTCCTTTTTCCTATTTCTATCACATCTACAACTTTGGAAACCTTGTCTACAAGCAAAACTATGTCTGCCGCCTCTGCAGATATTGCAGTTCCTTTTGCTCCCATTGCTATTCCAACTGTTGATGCAGCCAGTGCCGGTGCATCATTAATTCCATCTCCAACCATAGTTACATTTTCAAACTCTTGACGTAGTTTCTTTATTGCAATCACCTTCTCTTCAGGTACTAATTCTGCTTCATAATGAGAAATCCCTGCTTGTTCTGAAATGTTTTTGGCATTACTTGTAGCATCACCTGTCAACAAGATTGTTTTTTTGATTCCAATTGATTCAAGTTTTTTTATCATGGATTTTGCATCAGGTCGTATCTCATCTCCAAATACTATTGCACCCGACAACTTTCCATTTATTGCTACAAATGCAACCATGCGTCCTTCTGGTTTTACAGTATCTGTCAGTACCCCATTACTCAAAATATCTATTCCTGTATTTTCAAATATGCTGGGAGCTCCAACCAGGATGTAATCTGAACCAATTCTTCCTTCTACTCCTGCTCCTGCTATTTCTCGAAAACTCTCTGGCTCTAGCAGTTTTTGAAATTTTTCTTTTCCCTTTTGGACAATCATGGAAGCTATTGGATGAGAAGAGAGTTGTTCAAGACTTGCGGTCTTTAAGAGGATATCTTCGCTTGAAATTCCATCAAAAGATATTATTTTTTCAACTACAGGCGTGCCATGAGTGATAGTTCCAGTTTTATCAAAGACTGCAACCTGAGTTCTAGCAGCTTGCTCTATTGCAGCACCTGTTTTTATTATAATTCCTGATTTTGCAGCTCTGTTTATTCCACTGATTACTGCAACAGGGGTGGCAAAGATGAGAGAACATGGTGTTGCCACAACAAGAACAGACAATATTGTCTCAAAATTATTTGTGACAAGCCATCCTATTCCACTTATTGCAAGCGTAAGTGGGGTAAACCATACTGCATACTTGTCTGCAAGTCTTTGAATCGGGGCTTTTTCCTGCTGGGCTTTTTTTACAAGTTCTACAATTTTTGAATATTGACTTTCCTCACTTTTTCTTGTTGCCCTGATGTCAAATGCATCTCCGATGTTTATTGTTCCACTAAACACAGGATCTCCATTTAATTTTGTTTTTGGTAGTGGTTCACCAGTAAGCGAAGATTCATCAATTCTAGCATGCTTGCTTGTTATCTCTCCGTCTACTGGAATCAAATCTCCAGGTTTGATTACCAAAAGATCTCCTGTGTTTATCTCAGACACGGGAATCTCTTTTATGGTGTGATCAATTTTCTTATGTGCAACCCTTGGGGCTCGAGATAATAAATTGTCAAGTGAGGATGATGCTCTTCTATACGCATAATCTTCCAATGCCTTGCCGCCTGATTGCATCAAGACAATTATGACTCCGGGAAAAGCATCGTTGAGTATAACTGATACAATGATTGCAAGCATTGCTACTATGTCTGAAACAAAATGTTTGTGTAAAATCTCCCGTATTGTCTGCCAGATAACAGGGATTCCACCCCCAATCAATGTTATCATCCACGCAATTTTTCCATACTGGTCGTCATGTATTACATACAGAACTATTCCTACCACAAGTCCAATTAAGGATAAGACTGGGACAGGATAATGCCTTGTGAACCAAGTTACTTTCTGAAATTTACTAATTGTCATTTGTAACTTTAAAGAGATTCAAAAATTAAAACTACTCTATTGGTACCATGCGTGATAACAACGGGTTTACAAAGTATTCTAATACTATTTTGCTAATTTTTGAATCTCTTGTGTGACAAGAGGCAGGAATGCACCCACATCTGTAACTATTCCTAATGCTTGCCATGTACCCCTGTCCATAAGTTTTGTAACAGTTGGCTGGCTAATGTCCACTACAATTACTTTGACATCTGCTGGAAGCATATTTCCAGTTGCAATTGAATGAAGCATTGTGGAAACCATAATGACAAGTTTTGCATCTTTTACAATCTCCTTGTACCTGCGTTGAGCCACTGTCATGTCTGTAATAACATCAGGTAATGGTCCATCATCTCGAAGTGAACCTGCCAATACAAACGGAACTTTATTTTTTACACATTCATACATTATGCCTTTGGTCAATGTCTTGTTTTTGACCATGTTGAGAATTGATCCTGCTTTGAAAACTGAGTTTATTGCTTGCATGTGATTTCGATGTCCTCGCACTGCAAGTGTCCCATCCTGGACATTCATTCCAAGTGATGTACCAAGTGTAGAATATTCAATGTCATGAACTGCTAGTGCATTTCCTGCAAGAATTGCATTGATGTACCCTGCTTTTATCAATGATGCAACAGAATCCGATGCTCCAGTGTGTACAATTGCAGGGCCTCCAACAAGTACAATCTTCCCACCTTGTTTTTTTATCTTGTAAATATCTTCTGCAACTTTTCTTGCAATGTGTTGTGTTGGTCTTTCACTTGAGCTTCCACTACTCATGAACTGGAATAGATTTACTCCTTCTCTTGGTCTTTCTGGAGGAGTTACACGAATTCCCTTTTCGCCAATTATTATCATGTCTCCTTTTTTGATATCACGTATTGGTGTACAAAATGCACGATTGTTTTTTACAACGATGCACTTGTCCATCATCATGTTTTCTACTCGT of the Candidatus Nitrosotalea sinensis genome contains:
- a CDS encoding universal stress protein; its protein translation is MNRKYKNILVPYDGSKHSQKALGMAVDIGSMFGSTLYVVNVADLSTVSPPGWNLSQGTRKTISQITKSVKNTSELQLKKIHEKYRDSGVSMKEFVLEGNTVDKLLKFAQDKEIDFIIIGSRAYLESQK
- a CDS encoding phosphoribosyltransferase, which produces MKFRDRVDAAQRLAKNLEGIQNEDPVILAVPRGGVVTGDVIAKTFGLQLDIVVSRKIGSPYNPELAIGAVMHDGSFFPNSDLINSLGVTQDYIDEQIAEQLQEIKRRLTKFRGRLDYDLKNKTVVVVDDGIATGATVFATLGWIKKQNPKRIIIAIPVGPRDTVEKLRQVAEVVVLHEPVIFGAVGEFYDSFDQVEDSQVVEIMRSYGHHKNMK
- a CDS encoding heavy metal translocating P-type ATPase, encoding MTISKFQKVTWFTRHYPVPVLSLIGLVVGIVLYVIHDDQYGKIAWMITLIGGGIPVIWQTIREILHKHFVSDIVAMLAIIVSVILNDAFPGVIIVLMQSGGKALEDYAYRRASSSLDNLLSRAPRVAHKKIDHTIKEIPVSEINTGDLLVIKPGDLIPVDGEITSKHARIDESSLTGEPLPKTKLNGDPVFSGTINIGDAFDIRATRKSEESQYSKIVELVKKAQQEKAPIQRLADKYAVWFTPLTLAISGIGWLVTNNFETILSVLVVATPCSLIFATPVAVISGINRAAKSGIIIKTGAAIEQAARTQVAVFDKTGTITHGTPVVEKIISFDGISSEDILLKTASLEQLSSHPIASMIVQKGKEKFQKLLEPESFREIAGAGVEGRIGSDYILVGAPSIFENTGIDILSNGVLTDTVKPEGRMVAFVAINGKLSGAIVFGDEIRPDAKSMIKKLESIGIKKTILLTGDATSNAKNISEQAGISHYEAELVPEEKVIAIKKLRQEFENVTMVGDGINDAPALAASTVGIAMGAKGTAISAEAADIVLLVDKVSKVVDVIEIGKRTISVAKQSIIVGLGCSFLFMGIAMFGHLPPAIGAMIQEALDVSVILNALRAR
- a CDS encoding ornithine cyclodeaminase produces the protein MTKKFSHEIEVRGHLIDSMILTKIFDVIMDLKGEFQVQEFKVGKQKKDESYAKLAIQGNSQEHLDKILEAVYREGATSKIQQEISLKPAAKNMVMPDDFYSTTNNHTEIFYKGKWIRVENMMMDKCIVVKNNRAFCTPIRDIKKGDMIIIGEKGIRVTPPERPREGVNLFQFMSSGSSSERPTQHIARKVAEDIYKIKKQGGKIVLVGGPAIVHTGASDSVASLIKAGYINAILAGNALAVHDIEYSTLGTSLGMNVQDGTLAVRGHRNHMQAINSVFKAGSILNMVKNKTLTKGIMYECVKNKVPFVLAGSLRDDGPLPDVITDMTVAQRRYKEIVKDAKLVIMVSTMLHSIATGNMLPADVKVIVVDISQPTVTKLMDRGTWQALGIVTDVGAFLPLVTQEIQKLAK